The proteins below are encoded in one region of Paenacidovorax monticola:
- a CDS encoding efflux RND transporter periplasmic adaptor subunit, with the protein MAAAAVIAVGGAVFGLRDSRAQGGGADAAPPAMPVSVAAVLQQDIALWDEFSGRLEAVQRVEIRPRVAGAVQASHFREGALVKQGDLLFTVDPAPYAAEVDRAEAQVVAAQARVSYTRSEMERATRLWEERAIAQREHDERQNAQREADANLRAAQAALQTARLNLGYTQVRAPIAGRVGRIEVTVGNLVAAGPGAPVLTTLVSVSPIYASFDADEQVVARALQDLPGGAGARAAIDRIPVQIGTGTTGGMPYKGRLQLIDNLVDVKSGTVRVRAAFDNQDGALMPGQFARIRMGQARSTQALLINERAVGTDQNKKYVMVVGEGNKAEYREVQLGAPFEGLRVVTSGLKAGETIVVNGLQRVRPGAVVAPQAVPMAAKSEIQGEGAQARTAAKSPAA; encoded by the coding sequence GTGGCCGCCGCCGCTGTCATCGCCGTGGGCGGTGCCGTATTCGGCCTGCGGGATTCGCGCGCCCAGGGCGGCGGCGCCGATGCCGCTCCGCCCGCGATGCCCGTGTCCGTTGCGGCCGTGCTGCAGCAGGACATCGCCCTGTGGGACGAATTCTCGGGCCGGCTCGAAGCCGTGCAGCGCGTGGAGATCCGCCCGCGCGTGGCTGGTGCCGTGCAGGCCTCGCATTTTCGGGAAGGGGCCCTGGTGAAGCAGGGCGACCTGCTCTTCACCGTGGATCCCGCGCCCTATGCCGCCGAGGTGGACCGCGCCGAGGCCCAGGTGGTGGCCGCGCAGGCCCGCGTGTCGTACACGCGCAGCGAGATGGAGCGCGCCACCCGCCTGTGGGAAGAGCGCGCCATCGCCCAGCGAGAGCACGACGAGCGCCAGAACGCCCAGCGCGAGGCCGACGCCAACCTGCGCGCCGCGCAGGCCGCGCTGCAGACGGCGCGCCTGAACCTGGGCTACACCCAGGTGCGCGCGCCTATCGCGGGCCGCGTGGGCCGCATCGAGGTGACGGTGGGCAACCTCGTGGCCGCGGGGCCGGGCGCGCCGGTGCTCACCACGCTGGTCTCGGTGAGCCCGATCTACGCGAGCTTCGACGCCGACGAGCAGGTGGTGGCGCGTGCGCTGCAGGACCTGCCTGGCGGCGCGGGCGCGCGTGCGGCCATCGACCGCATCCCCGTGCAGATCGGCACCGGCACCACGGGCGGCATGCCCTACAAGGGCCGGCTGCAGCTCATCGACAACCTCGTTGATGTCAAGAGTGGCACGGTGCGCGTGCGCGCCGCGTTCGACAACCAGGACGGCGCACTCATGCCCGGCCAGTTCGCGCGCATCCGCATGGGCCAGGCGCGCAGCACGCAGGCGCTGCTCATCAACGAGCGCGCCGTGGGCACCGACCAGAACAAGAAATACGTGATGGTGGTGGGCGAAGGCAACAAGGCCGAGTACCGCGAGGTGCAGCTCGGCGCGCCGTTCGAAGGCCTGCGCGTGGTCACGTCGGGCCTCAAGGCCGGCGAGACCATTGTCGTGAACGGCCTGCAGCGCGTGCGCCCCGGCGCCGTGGTGGCGCCCCAGGCCGTGCCCATGGCCGCCAAGTCCGAAATCCAGGGCGAGGGCGCGCAGGCGCGCACCGCCGCCAAATCGCCCGCCGCCTAA
- a CDS encoding alpha/beta hydrolase — MPYTTPTSTLPATPSTGTDATIEVAKGQSVAVRVYGQRKHGAVLPLVVHFHGGAFVSGDLDNGCTVAGLLQAAGACVVSVAYPLSPAHPFPQPLETGYAVLAWAYRHRAKLAGAGAPVYLAGEEAGGNLAAGVALMARDRLHPPVAGQILLSPMLDPCVATASQREATGAATACKWAEGWMKFLRSARDAEHPYAVPAGAQRLAGLPPTLVLVGDADPLRDEALAYADRLEAAGQQVHRHVFTQVDQWPESLLQPGAQRCPCAPQVQAQFERFFEATRCRAPE; from the coding sequence ATGCCATACACCACACCGACTTCCACACTGCCGGCCACGCCTTCGACGGGTACCGATGCCACCATTGAGGTGGCCAAGGGCCAGAGCGTCGCCGTGCGCGTGTACGGCCAGCGCAAGCACGGCGCGGTCCTGCCGCTCGTGGTGCATTTCCATGGCGGCGCCTTTGTCTCGGGTGACCTCGACAACGGCTGTACCGTGGCGGGCCTGCTGCAGGCGGCGGGGGCTTGCGTGGTGTCGGTGGCGTATCCACTGTCGCCCGCGCACCCGTTTCCGCAGCCGCTCGAAACGGGCTACGCCGTGCTGGCATGGGCCTACCGGCACCGCGCCAAGCTCGCGGGGGCCGGCGCGCCGGTGTACCTCGCGGGCGAGGAGGCCGGCGGCAACCTCGCGGCCGGCGTGGCTCTGATGGCGCGCGACCGCCTGCACCCGCCCGTGGCGGGGCAGATCCTGCTGTCGCCCATGCTCGACCCCTGCGTGGCCACGGCTTCGCAGCGCGAAGCCACGGGGGCCGCCACGGCCTGCAAGTGGGCCGAGGGCTGGATGAAGTTCCTGCGCAGCGCGCGTGACGCCGAGCACCCCTATGCGGTGCCCGCAGGCGCGCAGCGCCTGGCGGGCCTGCCTCCTACCCTGGTGCTGGTGGGCGACGCCGACCCGCTGCGCGACGAGGCGCTGGCCTATGCCGACCGGCTGGAGGCGGCCGGCCAGCAGGTGCACCGCCATGTGTTCACCCAGGTGGACCAGTGGCCCGAGTCCCTGCTGCAGCCGGGTGCGCAGCGCTGCCCCTGCGCGCCGCAGGTGCAGGCGCAGTTCGAACGTTTTTTCGAGGCGACGCGATGTCGGGCGCCCGAATGA
- a CDS encoding LysR family transcriptional regulator, translating to MDQIQAMRVFARVVEAGTFTRAADSLQLPKGTITKHVQALEARLRVKLLNRTTRRVTVTADGAAYYDRVVRLLADFEDIEASMTNARANPRGRLRVDVGTSVARMLIIPRLAEFHARYPDIQVDLGVSDRIVDLVGDNVDCVIRGGDLTDQSLVARRIGNLEFITVASPEYLRRHGTPAHPLDIERAHQAVTYFSPLTGRHYPLEFHQGGEVIEIPGPYRVSVNESNAYVAAVLAGLGIGQITTYQALPHFERGELVPLLPEWSHPLLPVYVVYPPNRHLSAKVRAFVDWAAELFAAEPHLQRAQPLAAGTPAMAAPPSAPVLRLGGTPEPLRLSAPAQPA from the coding sequence ATGGACCAGATACAGGCCATGCGCGTATTCGCGCGGGTGGTGGAAGCCGGCACATTCACGCGCGCCGCCGATTCGTTGCAACTGCCCAAGGGCACCATCACCAAGCACGTGCAGGCGCTGGAGGCGCGGCTGCGCGTGAAGCTGCTCAACCGCACGACGCGGCGCGTCACCGTCACCGCCGACGGCGCGGCCTACTACGACCGCGTGGTACGGCTGCTGGCCGACTTCGAGGACATCGAGGCCAGCATGACCAACGCGCGCGCCAACCCGCGCGGGCGCCTGCGCGTGGACGTGGGCACCTCGGTGGCGCGCATGCTCATCATCCCGCGCCTGGCGGAGTTCCACGCACGCTACCCCGACATCCAGGTGGACCTGGGCGTGAGCGACCGCATCGTGGACCTGGTGGGCGACAACGTGGACTGCGTGATCCGTGGCGGCGACCTGACCGACCAGTCGCTCGTGGCGCGGCGCATCGGCAACCTCGAGTTCATCACCGTGGCTTCGCCCGAATACCTGCGCCGCCACGGCACGCCCGCGCACCCGCTGGACATCGAGCGCGCGCACCAGGCCGTGACCTATTTCTCGCCGCTCACGGGGCGGCACTACCCGCTCGAATTCCACCAGGGCGGCGAGGTGATCGAGATCCCCGGCCCCTACCGGGTCAGCGTGAACGAGAGCAACGCCTATGTGGCTGCCGTGCTCGCGGGCCTGGGTATAGGCCAGATCACCACCTACCAGGCGCTGCCGCATTTCGAGCGCGGCGAACTCGTGCCGCTGCTGCCTGAATGGAGCCACCCGCTGCTGCCCGTGTACGTGGTGTACCCGCCCAACCGCCACCTGAGCGCCAAGGTGCGCGCCTTCGTGGACTGGGCGGCCGAGCTGTTCGCCGCCGAGCCCCATCTGCAGCGCGCCCAGCCTCTGGCGGCGGGCACGCCCGCCATGGCCGCGCCGCCCTCGGCGCCCGTGCTGCGGCTGGGCGGCACGCCCGAGCCGCTGCGGCTCAGCGCGCCAGCGCAGCCTGCGTGA
- a CDS encoding thiamine pyrophosphate-binding protein: protein MSLKTAGHLLVECLIAQGVDTAFGVPGESYLAVLDGLYAHRERIRFVTCRQEGGAAFMAEAYGKLTGRPGVCMVTRGPGATNASIGVHTAFQDSTPMVLLVGDVGSDMRDREAFQEVDFAAFFGPSTKGFAKRVERIDDARRIPEYVARAFATALQGRPGPVVLVLPEDMLTQMVEGEPLPRVQPVESAIAPQRLSELRELLSNAKSPFVIAGGPGWTPEAARDLQRFAEHWQLPVGNAFRFQDTFDNHHPLYAGDVGIGINPKLAARIREADLVLALGVRLGEMTTGGYTLLQAPRPAQKLVHLHVSAEELGRVYQADLALCATAPAALQALAGLPAPASVPWADWSAAAHADYEANLQSQALPGLAPEGPGVVDMPAIVATLQRHLPQDAVLTNGAGNFASWVHRYYRYHGIVKGHKTQLAPTNGAMGYGVPAGIAASIATGRTAFTIAGDGDFLMNGQELATAMQHGGKSIIVLLNNGMYGTIRMHQEREYPNHISGSALTNPDFCALARAYGYAAERVERTQDFEAALLRALAAPTGTLIEIPLSPEIITTRGTLSSITQAALAR from the coding sequence ATGTCCCTGAAAACCGCTGGCCACCTGCTCGTTGAATGCCTGATCGCCCAAGGCGTGGACACCGCCTTCGGCGTGCCCGGCGAAAGCTACCTCGCCGTGCTCGACGGCCTGTACGCGCACCGCGAGCGCATCCGCTTCGTCACCTGCCGCCAGGAGGGCGGCGCAGCCTTCATGGCCGAGGCCTACGGCAAGCTCACGGGGCGGCCCGGCGTGTGCATGGTCACGCGCGGGCCGGGTGCCACCAATGCCTCCATCGGCGTGCACACGGCGTTCCAGGACTCCACGCCCATGGTGCTGCTGGTGGGCGATGTGGGCAGCGACATGCGCGACCGCGAGGCCTTCCAGGAGGTGGACTTCGCCGCCTTCTTCGGCCCCTCCACCAAGGGCTTCGCCAAGCGCGTGGAGCGCATCGACGACGCGCGCCGCATCCCTGAATACGTGGCGCGCGCCTTCGCCACGGCGCTGCAGGGCCGCCCCGGCCCCGTGGTGCTCGTTCTGCCCGAGGACATGCTCACGCAAATGGTGGAGGGTGAGCCGCTGCCGCGCGTACAGCCCGTGGAGAGCGCCATTGCCCCGCAGCGTCTGTCCGAACTGCGCGAGCTGCTATCGAATGCGAAGAGCCCCTTCGTCATCGCGGGCGGCCCCGGCTGGACGCCCGAGGCCGCGCGCGACCTGCAGCGCTTCGCCGAGCATTGGCAACTGCCCGTGGGCAACGCTTTCCGCTTCCAGGACACCTTCGACAACCACCACCCGCTGTACGCGGGCGATGTGGGCATCGGCATCAACCCCAAGCTGGCCGCGCGCATCCGCGAGGCCGACCTCGTGCTGGCCCTGGGCGTGCGCCTGGGCGAGATGACCACGGGCGGCTACACGCTGCTGCAGGCGCCGCGCCCGGCGCAAAAGCTGGTGCACCTGCACGTGAGCGCCGAGGAACTGGGCCGTGTCTACCAGGCCGATCTGGCCCTGTGCGCCACGGCGCCCGCCGCCCTGCAGGCCCTTGCGGGCCTGCCCGCGCCCGCGAGCGTGCCCTGGGCAGACTGGAGCGCGGCCGCCCATGCCGACTACGAGGCCAACCTGCAGTCCCAGGCCCTGCCGGGCCTGGCGCCGGAGGGGCCTGGCGTGGTGGACATGCCAGCCATCGTGGCCACGCTGCAGCGCCACCTGCCGCAGGACGCCGTGCTCACCAACGGCGCGGGCAACTTCGCGAGCTGGGTGCACCGCTACTACCGCTACCACGGCATCGTCAAGGGCCACAAGACGCAGCTTGCGCCCACCAACGGCGCCATGGGCTATGGCGTGCCCGCGGGTATCGCGGCGAGCATCGCCACGGGCCGCACGGCCTTCACCATCGCGGGCGATGGCGACTTCCTCATGAACGGGCAGGAGTTGGCCACGGCCATGCAGCATGGCGGCAAGAGCATCATCGTGCTGCTCAACAACGGCATGTACGGCACCATCCGCATGCACCAGGAGCGCGAGTACCCGAACCACATCAGCGGCTCGGCACTGACCAACCCCGACTTTTGTGCGCTCGCGCGCGCCTACGGCTATGCGGCGGAGCGCGTGGAGCGCACACAAGACTTCGAGGCGGCCCTGCTGCGCGCGCTGGCCGCGCCCACGGGCACGCTGATCGAGATCCCGCTGAGCCCCGAGATCATCACCACGCGCGGCACGCTCAGCAGCATCACGCAGGCTGCGCTGGCGCGCTGA
- the mdeB gene encoding alpha-ketoglutarate dehydrogenase, protein MNAPMPSYLLSPHDPAVDADPLETAEWREAFLALVATEGPERARFVLDELARLARAQRVGWQPDLNSPYVNTVAAQAQPVFPGDLAIEERLASIMRWNALAMVVRANQAYGELGGHIASYASAADLFETGFHHFFRAREGTGPGQHRGDLVFFQPHSAPGVYARAFLEGRLTEHDLQHYRQEITAPTVGAQGLSSYPHPWLMPDFWQFPTGSMGIGPISSIYHARFMRYLTHRNLLDCQGRKVWGVFGDGEMDEPESMSALTLAAREGLDNLVWVVNCNLQRLDGPVRGNGRIVDELERLFAGAGWNVVKLLWGSDWDGLFARDLTGTLARTLGGTVDGQMQTFAAKDGRFNRDNFFGQNPELAALAQGMTDEQIDRLKRGGHDLVKIHAAYAAAAAHRGQPTVILAHTKKGYGMGSAGQGKMTTHSQKKLDDTDLIEFRNRFNLPLSDAQATGLAFYRPAEDSAEMQYLRARRAELGGALPRRETACDAVPVPALAQYAQFALAADGKEMSTTMAFVRMLGTLLKDAQLGPRIVPIVADEARTFGMANLFKQVGIYSSVGQRYAPEDIGSVLSYREALDGQILEEGISEAGAIASWTAAATSYSVHGLAMLPFYIYYSMFGFQRVGDAIWAAADQRARGFLLGATSGRTTLGGEGLQHQDGSSHLVAATIPNCKAYDPAYAGELAVVLDAGMREMLVEQRDVFYYVTLMNENYAQPDLPEGAAEGVLRGCYVFGSYSRLPQERQGGASPQAVTLMGSGAILTEVVKAAELLAAEGIAATVLSVTSWSELARDGVACEQRAILGEAAPGTPWIARQLAATQGPVVAATDYVRAVPESVRAFVPEGRRYLTLGTDGFGRSDTRAALRQHFGVDAQSIARAARHALRAHA, encoded by the coding sequence ATGAACGCCCCCATGCCCAGCTATTTGCTCAGTCCCCACGACCCTGCCGTGGACGCCGACCCCCTGGAGACCGCCGAATGGCGCGAGGCCTTCCTGGCCCTGGTAGCCACCGAGGGCCCCGAGCGCGCGCGCTTCGTGCTCGACGAGCTGGCGCGCCTGGCGCGCGCGCAGCGCGTGGGCTGGCAGCCCGATCTCAACAGCCCTTACGTGAACACCGTGGCCGCGCAGGCACAGCCCGTGTTTCCGGGCGACCTCGCCATTGAGGAGCGGCTCGCGTCCATCATGCGCTGGAACGCGCTGGCCATGGTGGTGCGCGCCAACCAGGCCTATGGCGAGCTCGGCGGCCACATCGCGAGCTACGCGAGCGCGGCCGACCTGTTCGAGACGGGCTTCCACCACTTCTTCCGCGCCCGCGAGGGCACGGGGCCCGGCCAGCACCGGGGCGACCTGGTGTTCTTCCAGCCGCACAGCGCACCGGGCGTGTATGCGCGGGCCTTTCTCGAAGGGCGCCTGACCGAACACGACCTGCAGCACTACCGCCAGGAAATCACCGCGCCCACCGTGGGCGCGCAGGGGTTGTCGAGCTACCCGCACCCGTGGCTCATGCCCGACTTCTGGCAGTTCCCCACGGGGTCCATGGGCATCGGGCCCATCAGCAGCATCTACCACGCGCGCTTCATGCGCTACCTCACGCACCGCAACCTGCTCGACTGCCAGGGCCGCAAGGTGTGGGGCGTGTTCGGCGACGGCGAGATGGACGAGCCCGAGTCGATGAGCGCCTTGACCCTGGCGGCGCGCGAGGGGCTGGACAACCTCGTGTGGGTGGTCAACTGCAACCTGCAGCGCCTGGACGGGCCGGTGCGCGGCAACGGCCGCATCGTGGACGAGCTGGAGCGCCTCTTTGCCGGCGCGGGCTGGAACGTGGTCAAGCTGCTCTGGGGCAGCGACTGGGACGGCCTGTTCGCGCGCGACCTCACGGGCACGCTCGCGCGCACGCTGGGCGGGACGGTGGACGGGCAGATGCAGACCTTCGCCGCCAAGGACGGGCGCTTCAACCGCGACAACTTCTTCGGCCAGAACCCCGAGCTGGCCGCGCTGGCCCAGGGCATGACCGACGAGCAGATCGACCGCTTGAAGCGCGGCGGGCACGACCTCGTGAAGATCCACGCCGCCTACGCCGCCGCAGCCGCCCACCGGGGGCAGCCCACCGTGATCCTGGCCCACACCAAGAAGGGCTACGGCATGGGCTCGGCCGGCCAGGGCAAGATGACCACGCACAGCCAGAAGAAGCTGGACGACACGGACCTGATCGAGTTCCGCAACCGCTTCAACCTGCCGCTCAGCGACGCGCAGGCCACGGGCCTGGCCTTCTACCGGCCCGCCGAGGACAGCGCCGAGATGCAGTACCTGCGCGCGCGCCGTGCCGAACTCGGCGGCGCGCTGCCCCGGCGCGAAACGGCGTGCGACGCGGTGCCCGTGCCTGCCCTCGCGCAGTACGCGCAGTTCGCCCTCGCGGCCGATGGCAAGGAGATGAGCACCACCATGGCCTTCGTGCGCATGCTCGGCACGCTGCTGAAGGATGCGCAACTGGGCCCGCGCATCGTGCCCATCGTGGCCGACGAGGCGCGCACCTTCGGCATGGCCAACCTGTTCAAGCAGGTCGGCATCTACAGCAGCGTGGGGCAGCGCTACGCGCCCGAGGACATCGGCTCGGTGCTCTCCTACCGCGAGGCGCTGGACGGCCAGATCCTCGAAGAGGGCATCAGCGAGGCCGGGGCCATCGCCAGCTGGACGGCCGCCGCCACCAGCTACAGCGTGCACGGCCTGGCCATGCTGCCGTTCTACATCTACTACTCGATGTTCGGCTTCCAGCGCGTGGGCGACGCCATCTGGGCCGCGGCCGACCAGCGCGCGCGCGGCTTTCTGCTGGGCGCCACCTCGGGCCGCACCACGCTGGGCGGCGAGGGGCTGCAGCACCAGGACGGATCGAGCCACCTCGTGGCCGCCACCATTCCCAACTGCAAGGCCTACGACCCGGCCTATGCGGGCGAGCTGGCCGTGGTCCTCGACGCGGGCATGCGCGAGATGCTGGTGGAGCAGCGCGACGTGTTCTATTACGTCACGCTCATGAACGAGAACTACGCCCAGCCCGACCTGCCCGAAGGCGCGGCTGAGGGTGTGCTGCGCGGATGCTATGTTTTTGGTAGCTATTCGCGCTTGCCACAAGAGCGCCAGGGCGGTGCTTCGCCCCAGGCCGTGACGCTCATGGGCTCGGGCGCCATCCTGACCGAGGTGGTGAAAGCCGCCGAGCTGCTGGCCGCCGAGGGCATTGCCGCCACCGTGCTCAGCGTGACGAGCTGGAGCGAACTGGCGCGCGACGGTGTGGCCTGCGAGCAGCGCGCGATCCTGGGCGAGGCCGCGCCCGGCACGCCCTGGATCGCGCGGCAGCTGGCCGCCACGCAGGGGCCCGTGGTTGCCGCGACCGACTATGTGCGCGCCGTGCCCGAGAGCGTGCGCGCCTTCGTGCCCGAAGGCCGGCGCTACCTCACGCTGGGCACCGACGGCTTTGGCCGCAGCGACACGCGCGCCGCGCTGCGCCAGCATTTCGGCGTGGATGCGCAGAGCATCGCGCGGGCCGCGCGCCACGCGCTGCGTGCGCATGCGTGA
- a CDS encoding Lrp/AsnC family transcriptional regulator, whose protein sequence is MKLDTTDLRILAELQADGSLSNVELARRVHLSPSPCLARVKALEAAGVIARYVALANAAALGLGLNVFISISLKAQSKEALAGFERRIAEHDEVMECYLMSGDSDYLIRVALPDIAALERFILEQLTPIPGIEKIRSSFALKQVRYKTALPLPRGRG, encoded by the coding sequence ATGAAGCTTGACACCACCGATCTGCGCATTCTGGCCGAGCTGCAGGCCGACGGCTCGCTCTCGAACGTGGAGCTGGCGCGGCGCGTGCACCTGTCGCCCTCGCCATGCCTGGCGCGCGTGAAGGCGCTGGAGGCGGCAGGCGTGATCGCGCGGTACGTGGCGCTGGCCAACGCGGCCGCGCTGGGCCTGGGGCTCAACGTGTTCATCAGCATCAGCCTCAAGGCCCAGAGCAAAGAGGCGCTGGCCGGCTTCGAGCGGCGCATCGCCGAGCACGACGAGGTGATGGAGTGCTACCTCATGAGCGGCGACTCCGACTACCTCATCCGCGTGGCGCTGCCCGACATCGCGGCGCTGGAGCGCTTCATCCTGGAGCAGCTCACGCCCATTCCGGGCATCGAGAAGATCCGCTCCAGCTTCGCGCTCAAGCAGGTGCGCTACAAGACGGCGTTGCCGCTGCCACGCGGTCGGGGCTGA
- a CDS encoding methionine gamma-lyase, with amino-acid sequence MTRTPSPTAGFSTRAIHFGYDPAEHQGALVPPIHTSAIYAFPDVGYGARCFTGEERGYFYTRIANPTLALLEGRLATLEEGAAAVVFGSGMGAVTATLWSLLEPGDEVLADLTLYGCTFAFLHHGLARFGVAVRHVDMTDSARVAAALTERTRVLYLESPANPNMRLVDIAAVSALARPRGVRVVVDNTYCTPYLQQPLVLGADVSLHSMTKYLGGHGDLTAGAAVFADAELAQRVRLYGLKDMTGAVMSAHDAHLVMRGLKTLALRMDRHCQNAQQVAELIAAHPATAAVHYPGLPGFAQHALAQRQMRQMGGMIAFELRGGLQAGVRFMDALRLVTRAVSLGDAETLAQHPASMTHSTYTPEERAAHGISEGLVRLSVGLEDIGDLLADIGQALDLAHAMDLSAGLSPDRVAAATPSCSAPA; translated from the coding sequence TCAGCACCCGTGCCATCCACTTCGGCTACGACCCGGCCGAGCACCAGGGTGCGCTCGTGCCTCCCATCCACACCTCGGCCATCTATGCGTTCCCCGATGTGGGCTACGGCGCGCGCTGCTTCACGGGCGAAGAGCGCGGCTACTTCTACACGCGCATCGCCAACCCCACGCTGGCGCTGCTCGAAGGGCGCCTGGCCACGCTGGAGGAGGGCGCGGCCGCCGTGGTTTTCGGCTCGGGCATGGGCGCGGTGACGGCCACGCTGTGGTCCCTGCTCGAGCCCGGCGACGAGGTGCTGGCCGACCTCACGCTCTACGGCTGCACCTTTGCCTTCCTGCACCACGGCCTGGCGCGCTTCGGCGTGGCGGTGCGGCACGTGGACATGACCGATTCCGCGCGCGTGGCCGCAGCCCTGACCGAGCGCACGCGCGTGCTCTACCTCGAAAGCCCGGCCAACCCCAACATGCGGCTCGTGGACATCGCCGCCGTGTCGGCACTGGCCCGGCCACGCGGCGTGCGCGTGGTGGTGGACAACACCTATTGCACGCCCTACCTGCAGCAGCCGCTGGTGCTGGGGGCCGACGTGAGCCTGCACTCGATGACCAAGTACCTCGGCGGCCACGGCGACCTCACGGCTGGCGCTGCCGTGTTCGCCGATGCCGAACTGGCCCAGCGCGTGCGGCTCTACGGCCTCAAGGACATGACGGGCGCCGTGATGTCGGCGCACGACGCCCACCTCGTGATGCGCGGGCTCAAGACCCTGGCGCTGCGCATGGACCGCCATTGCCAGAACGCGCAGCAGGTGGCCGAACTCATCGCAGCACACCCGGCCACGGCCGCCGTGCACTACCCCGGCCTGCCGGGCTTCGCGCAGCATGCGCTGGCGCAGCGGCAGATGCGCCAGATGGGCGGCATGATCGCCTTCGAGCTGCGCGGCGGGCTGCAGGCGGGCGTGCGCTTCATGGATGCGCTGCGGCTCGTCACGCGCGCCGTGAGCCTGGGCGATGCCGAGACGCTGGCCCAGCACCCCGCGAGCATGACGCACTCGACCTACACGCCCGAGGAGCGCGCCGCGCACGGCATCTCCGAGGGGCTGGTGCGCCTGTCCGTGGGGCTGGAGGACATCGGCGACCTGCTGGCCGACATCGGCCAGGCGCTGGACCTGGCCCATGCCATGGACCTGAGCGCGGGCCTCAGCCCCGACCGCGTGGCAGCGGCAACGCCGTCTTGTAGCGCACCTGCTTGA